A stretch of the Sulfolobus acidocaldarius SUSAZ genome encodes the following:
- a CDS encoding radical SAM protein codes for MLKGNPEIGLYNLDLPKGCELCRMGGKLVVFITGECGDNCYYCPVSEQRFGKDKAFANEAPAENLVDFIYEAYRMRALGAGITGGDPLIRIDKVVNLIEKFKDEFGQEFHIHLYTSGRYVTKDVLSELERAGLDEIRFHPLKREYLRAIEKAVQFDFDVGIELPAIPGQEQELEKLILWSKAIGVKFVNINELELTERNYAPLNARGFKSAHGLAGVNGSFETAHATLRKLHDEKIALHYCSSVYKDLVETRTRFLRIIKYSSKAYEEGTGEGTVLRAIVKSSQDLSDYGEEIEKGVWSISPSLVTHLGVNEYVLVEEYPDWRKLKIGEKLVYSKPQ; via the coding sequence TTGCTAAAAGGAAATCCTGAGATTGGATTATATAATCTTGATCTGCCTAAAGGTTGCGAGCTATGTAGGATGGGGGGTAAGCTTGTAGTTTTTATCACAGGTGAATGTGGGGATAATTGCTACTATTGTCCGGTAAGTGAACAGAGATTTGGGAAGGATAAGGCGTTTGCTAATGAAGCTCCTGCTGAAAACCTGGTGGATTTTATTTATGAAGCCTACAGAATGAGGGCATTAGGTGCAGGAATTACAGGCGGAGATCCCTTGATAAGAATTGACAAAGTAGTAAATTTGATTGAGAAATTTAAGGATGAATTTGGTCAGGAATTCCACATTCACCTGTATACTAGTGGTAGATATGTAACTAAGGATGTTTTAAGTGAACTAGAAAGAGCCGGCTTGGACGAAATTAGATTTCATCCTCTAAAAAGAGAATACCTAAGAGCAATAGAGAAAGCAGTGCAGTTTGATTTCGACGTGGGAATAGAGCTTCCTGCAATACCAGGACAAGAACAAGAGCTGGAAAAGTTGATATTATGGTCAAAAGCGATAGGAGTTAAGTTCGTTAACATAAATGAGCTAGAACTAACAGAAAGGAATTATGCACCTTTAAATGCTAGAGGTTTTAAAAGCGCCCATGGACTTGCAGGAGTAAATGGAAGTTTTGAAACAGCTCATGCTACTTTGAGGAAATTGCATGACGAGAAAATTGCACTCCACTACTGTAGTTCAGTTTACAAAGATTTAGTGGAAACCAGAACTAGGTTCCTGAGAATTATAAAGTACTCATCTAAAGCCTATGAGGAGGGAACAGGAGAGGGAACAGTTCTAAGAGCTATAGTGAAGTCTTCTCAAGATCTAAGTGATTATGGTGAAGAGATAGAAAAAGGAGTCTGGAGTATTTCACCATCTCTGGTTACTCACTTGGGAGTAAATGAGTATGTATTAGTGGAGGAGTATCCTGATTGGAGGAAACTTAAGATAGGAGAGAAGTTAGTTTATTCTAAACCTCAGTAG
- a CDS encoding mRNA surveillance protein Pelota, which produces MKILEFNDKRGSLKLHVENEDDLWLLHIIIKKGDRIVAKTTRDISMGKDSRRIPMTIELQVEYTEFQNFTTRLRIHGLILDAPERFGIKGAHHTVNLDIGDEVIIIKEQWNNYELEKIREQEEKKGKLLIALVDVDEYIIALLMKQGVKVLAEKSLQTPGKDNDVVNENIEEMANEIISFVKLTGVNVIIIAGPGPFKDMVNQKIKQIDNKLIVYVDSVSSASRAGLNELLRRDIIDQVYREFEIAQQLKILESIMENLAKNTGLVMYGIEDIKKANELGAVDKLLITEDYLTDTGREIIDELLRDIEKKKGKIMIVPKDSPIYYQVKNLTGIVSLLRFRIN; this is translated from the coding sequence ATGAAGATTTTAGAATTTAATGACAAACGAGGATCGCTCAAACTTCACGTAGAAAATGAAGATGATTTATGGCTACTACACATTATAATAAAAAAGGGAGATAGAATAGTTGCCAAGACCACCAGAGATATCAGTATGGGAAAAGACAGTAGGAGAATTCCAATGACTATAGAGCTTCAGGTGGAATATACAGAATTTCAAAATTTTACCACTAGGCTTAGAATACACGGACTAATACTTGACGCACCAGAAAGGTTCGGAATAAAAGGAGCCCATCATACTGTAAATTTAGATATTGGTGATGAAGTAATTATAATAAAAGAACAATGGAATAATTATGAATTAGAGAAAATAAGAGAACAAGAGGAGAAAAAAGGTAAATTACTAATTGCATTAGTGGATGTAGATGAATATATCATAGCATTATTGATGAAGCAAGGTGTGAAAGTCCTCGCAGAAAAAAGTCTCCAGACTCCGGGGAAGGATAACGATGTAGTAAATGAAAATATTGAAGAAATGGCAAATGAGATAATCTCATTTGTAAAACTTACAGGCGTAAACGTGATTATAATTGCAGGACCAGGTCCTTTTAAAGACATGGTAAACCAGAAAATAAAACAGATTGATAATAAGTTGATTGTATATGTAGATAGTGTATCGTCAGCTAGCAGAGCGGGATTAAATGAATTACTCAGGAGGGATATTATAGATCAGGTATACAGGGAATTTGAAATAGCACAACAACTAAAAATACTTGAAAGTATAATGGAAAATTTAGCTAAAAATACTGGATTAGTTATGTATGGCATAGAAGATATAAAGAAGGCTAATGAACTAGGTGCAGTGGATAAATTACTAATTACTGAAGACTATCTAACTGATACCGGTAGGGAAATTATTGATGAGCTCTTGAGGGATATTGAGAAAAAGAAGGGAAAGATTATGATAGTACCAAAGGATTCTCCAATATACTATCAAGTTAAAAATTTGACAGGAATAGTCTCTCTACTGAGGTTTAGAATAAACTAA
- a CDS encoding alanine acetyltransferase: MIIISDAREEDLPEIYDVELESFDNPYPFSLLRAYYYISGDLFIVAKSGNKVIGYILGIIQFGYRGHIVSIAVKKDKRGSGIGTKLISELENRFKLAYHCIHSYLEVYYKNMSAINFYIKNGYKAIRIQKDYYGREKHAIIMIKSLYDHQNGFE; the protein is encoded by the coding sequence TTGATAATTATATCTGACGCTAGGGAGGAGGATTTACCTGAAATTTATGACGTAGAATTAGAGAGTTTCGATAATCCTTATCCGTTTTCTTTACTCAGAGCCTATTATTATATATCGGGTGATCTCTTTATCGTTGCTAAAAGCGGTAATAAGGTTATAGGGTATATTCTAGGCATAATACAATTTGGCTATAGGGGACATATAGTATCTATCGCGGTTAAAAAAGATAAGAGAGGAAGTGGCATTGGCACTAAACTTATTTCTGAACTAGAAAATAGGTTTAAATTAGCTTATCATTGTATTCATTCGTACCTAGAAGTTTATTATAAAAATATGTCTGCTATCAATTTCTACATAAAGAACGGTTATAAAGCAATAAGGATTCAGAAGGACTATTATGGAAGAGAAAAGCATGCCATAATTATGATTAAGAGCTTATACGATCATCAAAATGGCTTTGAGTAA
- a CDS encoding DNA polymerase, with the protein MLEDFFVLDFSYDVVDNIPVIFIWSIDRQGNRVTLVEKNFRPYFYAVVDDREDVSKVISEIKKLSKPSSPITNIEIETDRKYFGNPLKSLKIETVVPAYVRIYRDEVSKIKGVKNVLEADIRFYMRYSIDKGIRPFYWIKADVEEIQSKEVFKVKSEKLYLIKDILEIYEAEEPRLKTMAFSIEVYNKYGFPNTRRDPIIIIGVYTENGYKQFISSDYDDINVIREFIKFVNDFEPDIIFGYNSNSFDWRYLVERAELRGIKVAIGRKLNSEPSQGVYGHYSVTGRLNVDLAGVFCSSRSKSLIDLADNLGVMPKNKREILEWYEVPKYWDDKSKREILLKYNLSNIKSIYDIGQSNLHYLIQLVKVTGLPLDQLSMASSGHRIEWLLVRESKKYHEFIPNREDRRTEASDEGIIIPPVSGLHNNVYVLDFSTIYPSIIFKYNISPDTLVRGDCSDCWTSLNGNYKFRKDIRGLYQNVLLNLLTEIERREEIIKTLDAEKRRRFEEELRALRSILNSFYDYIRWTNARWYVRECVEGLFEWGRELILQILKIVKESGFQVIYADTDLMFFKGENDPKKLEEDIANKLSFNLKFNKFYTKLILLEGKKQYAALTKGNKVDMVGIEDYRNNWCDLAKEVLQNVVDQVLRNDKINEAVRYVKSVIYSLRRGEFKIEDLVTWNIIDKDIEEYKFDLPHIVAARKAMKSGHLVTRGSKIGYVIVKGSGRLSNRAEPYFMVKEKSKVDIEYYIDKQIIPSALKVLGLFGVKENTFKFGGTDVLNFFKK; encoded by the coding sequence GTGTTAGAGGATTTCTTTGTATTAGACTTTTCATATGATGTTGTTGATAACATACCCGTTATATTTATTTGGTCGATAGATAGACAAGGTAACAGAGTTACACTAGTAGAGAAGAACTTTAGACCATATTTCTATGCCGTGGTAGATGATAGAGAAGACGTATCTAAGGTGATCTCTGAGATAAAGAAACTAAGTAAGCCCTCCTCTCCTATAACGAATATAGAAATTGAGACTGATCGAAAGTACTTTGGTAATCCATTAAAATCATTAAAGATAGAGACTGTAGTTCCTGCATATGTGAGGATATATAGAGATGAGGTATCTAAAATTAAAGGTGTAAAGAATGTACTAGAGGCTGATATAAGATTTTACATGAGGTATTCAATAGACAAGGGAATAAGACCATTTTACTGGATTAAGGCTGACGTGGAGGAAATTCAATCGAAGGAGGTTTTCAAGGTAAAATCGGAGAAACTGTATTTGATTAAAGACATATTAGAAATATATGAGGCGGAGGAACCTAGGCTTAAAACTATGGCGTTCAGCATAGAGGTTTATAATAAGTATGGTTTTCCCAACACAAGAAGAGATCCTATTATTATAATAGGTGTATATACTGAAAATGGGTATAAACAATTCATATCCTCGGATTATGACGATATAAATGTAATAAGAGAATTCATAAAGTTTGTAAATGATTTTGAGCCGGATATAATTTTTGGTTATAATTCTAATTCGTTTGACTGGAGATATCTTGTAGAAAGAGCAGAATTAAGAGGGATTAAAGTTGCAATAGGTAGGAAACTTAATAGTGAGCCGTCACAAGGAGTCTATGGTCACTATTCGGTAACAGGTAGACTAAACGTAGATTTAGCGGGTGTTTTTTGCTCATCTAGAAGTAAGAGTCTAATAGATCTCGCGGATAATCTGGGTGTTATGCCAAAGAATAAGAGAGAAATATTAGAATGGTATGAAGTACCTAAGTACTGGGATGATAAGAGTAAGAGGGAAATTCTCCTGAAATATAACTTATCTAATATAAAATCAATTTATGATATAGGTCAGTCTAATCTTCACTACCTCATCCAACTTGTTAAAGTCACTGGCTTGCCTTTAGATCAACTTTCCATGGCTAGTTCAGGACACAGAATTGAATGGCTTCTAGTTAGAGAGTCCAAGAAATATCATGAATTTATACCAAATAGAGAAGATAGGAGAACTGAAGCCTCTGATGAAGGTATTATAATCCCTCCAGTATCTGGTCTTCATAATAACGTCTACGTACTAGATTTCTCAACCATATATCCTTCCATCATTTTTAAATATAATATAAGCCCCGATACCCTAGTCAGAGGAGATTGTAGTGATTGCTGGACCTCTTTGAATGGTAATTACAAGTTCAGAAAGGATATTAGAGGTCTTTATCAAAATGTTCTCTTAAATCTTTTGACAGAGATTGAAAGAAGAGAAGAGATCATAAAGACTTTAGACGCTGAGAAGAGGAGGAGGTTTGAAGAAGAATTAAGAGCTTTAAGGTCTATATTAAATTCATTCTATGACTATATAAGGTGGACCAATGCTAGATGGTATGTTAGAGAATGTGTCGAAGGATTATTTGAATGGGGAAGGGAACTTATCCTACAAATTCTAAAAATCGTTAAGGAGAGTGGTTTTCAAGTAATTTATGCAGACACTGACTTAATGTTTTTTAAAGGCGAAAATGATCCTAAGAAGTTGGAAGAAGACATAGCCAATAAGTTAAGCTTTAATCTCAAATTTAATAAATTCTATACTAAACTTATTCTATTAGAGGGCAAGAAACAGTACGCAGCTCTTACTAAAGGTAATAAGGTGGATATGGTTGGTATTGAGGATTATAGGAATAATTGGTGTGATCTTGCTAAAGAAGTTCTACAAAACGTAGTAGACCAGGTGCTGAGAAACGACAAGATCAACGAAGCTGTAAGATATGTCAAGAGTGTCATATATTCGTTGAGAAGGGGAGAGTTTAAGATAGAAGATCTTGTTACATGGAATATTATAGATAAGGACATAGAAGAGTACAAGTTTGACTTGCCTCATATTGTTGCTGCTAGAAAAGCTATGAAATCAGGACATTTAGTAACTAGAGGTTCTAAGATAGGTTATGTGATAGTCAAGGGTTCAGGTAGGCTTAGTAATAGGGCTGAGCCATATTTTATGGTTAAGGAAAAATCGAAAGTTGATATTGAATATTATATTGATAAGCAGATAATACCCAGTGCATTAAAAGTTCTGGGGTTATTTGGGGTAAAAGAAAATACCTTTAAATTTGGGGGAACTGATGTTTTGAATTTTTTTAAGAAATAA
- a CDS encoding DNA primase (Initiates DNA synthesis) produces the protein MKYNIVFKFNVEGIVDKPDVIGAIFGQTENLFGDDFDLRELQDKGRLGRISVDLSTSKGRSEGTIIIPSNLDKVETALVAAMIENVDKVGPYNAEFKLIDIVDIREEKIKKIIGRAKEILGSWSREKTLDIREVINEITSSVKTGELTEYGPERLPAGPDVDKDPELIIVEGRADVINLLRYGYKNVIAVEGATGKIPQTLVDLTKQKKAVIAFLDGDHGGDLILKELLSSNIKLDYVARAPTGKEVEELTGKEIAKSLSNMLTIAQYIKKQQEAQQAIKQALATETTTTAVTTTSTQIQVEVKPEEKKEIQITVPAQIIEEIKKLPGTLEGILLDENWNIIEKIQVRDIVQKLENISADSIRYIVFDGVITQRLVDLASAKNIKMLIGARIGGINRRPKELELLSFNDIIS, from the coding sequence ATGAAATACAACATAGTGTTTAAATTTAATGTTGAGGGGATAGTGGATAAACCCGATGTTATAGGTGCAATCTTCGGACAGACTGAAAATTTATTTGGCGATGATTTTGACCTCAGAGAACTTCAAGACAAAGGTAGATTAGGTAGAATATCTGTAGATTTATCAACTAGCAAGGGAAGATCTGAAGGGACAATAATTATTCCCTCAAATCTAGATAAAGTTGAAACCGCTTTAGTCGCTGCTATGATAGAGAACGTGGATAAAGTAGGTCCATACAATGCTGAATTCAAACTAATTGACATAGTTGACATTAGAGAGGAAAAGATAAAAAAGATAATTGGTAGAGCTAAAGAAATTTTAGGAAGTTGGAGTAGAGAAAAAACCTTAGATATAAGAGAAGTAATTAACGAAATAACGTCCTCTGTAAAGACAGGAGAATTGACAGAATACGGACCAGAAAGACTGCCTGCAGGACCAGATGTAGACAAGGACCCCGAACTGATAATAGTTGAAGGAAGAGCAGACGTAATAAATCTATTAAGATATGGATATAAGAACGTTATCGCAGTTGAAGGCGCCACAGGGAAAATACCTCAAACTCTTGTTGACCTTACAAAACAGAAAAAGGCAGTAATAGCGTTCTTAGATGGAGACCATGGTGGAGATTTAATACTAAAGGAACTACTCTCTAGCAACATAAAATTGGATTATGTGGCTAGAGCACCTACAGGAAAAGAAGTAGAAGAGTTAACAGGAAAAGAAATAGCCAAATCACTTTCAAATATGCTTACAATAGCACAATACATAAAGAAACAACAAGAGGCTCAACAGGCGATAAAACAAGCACTTGCTACTGAGACTACAACTACTGCAGTTACAACTACATCTACACAAATACAAGTTGAAGTTAAGCCTGAAGAGAAGAAAGAAATACAGATAACTGTACCTGCACAAATAATAGAAGAGATAAAGAAACTACCAGGAACTTTAGAGGGAATTTTACTAGACGAAAACTGGAATATAATTGAAAAAATACAGGTTAGAGACATAGTACAGAAACTAGAAAATATTAGCGCGGATAGTATTAGGTACATTGTATTTGATGGTGTTATAACTCAGAGATTAGTGGACCTAGCTTCAGCCAAAAACATAAAAATGCTAATAGGTGCACGAATTGGAGGAATAAATAGAAGACCAAAAGAGCTTGAGTTATTAAGTTTCAACGACATTATTTCTTAA
- a CDS encoding tyrosyl-tRNA synthetase: MNIDEKIKLITRNTDEVITVDELRKKLEENSKLKGYIGFEPSGLFHIGWLIWAQKLKDLIKAGVDMSILVATWHAMINDKLGGDLEKIKLAGKYALEVLEGFGVDMSKLKVVYAEDLVENIDYWSLVVKVAKNTSLARMKRALTIMGRRSEEAELDTSKLIYPAMQVSDIFFQDLDIALGGTDQRKAHMLARDVAEKLQRKKVIAIHTPLLVGLQGGQRMNTEGLEEDDYLATIKMSKSKPETAIFIHDSPELVESKLKNSYCPKGVVNDNPVLQINKYIIFGEQGVTLKIERDAKYGGDIEIKSYEELERIFIEGKLHPLDLKLATARKLNDILDPIRKRISSKSQFVDLISSIEKSITR, from the coding sequence TTGAACATAGATGAAAAAATTAAATTAATTACTAGAAATACTGATGAAGTAATAACTGTAGATGAACTGAGAAAAAAGTTAGAAGAGAACAGTAAATTAAAGGGTTATATAGGCTTTGAACCAAGCGGCTTATTTCACATTGGTTGGCTTATTTGGGCTCAGAAACTGAAAGACTTAATTAAAGCTGGAGTAGACATGTCAATCCTCGTGGCAACTTGGCATGCAATGATAAATGATAAGCTTGGAGGAGATCTAGAGAAAATAAAACTTGCCGGTAAATACGCATTAGAAGTACTTGAAGGATTTGGAGTTGACATGAGTAAATTGAAAGTTGTTTATGCAGAAGACTTAGTGGAGAATATTGATTATTGGAGCTTAGTGGTAAAAGTTGCAAAAAATACTAGTCTTGCAAGAATGAAAAGAGCACTAACTATAATGGGGAGAAGATCAGAGGAAGCTGAGCTTGATACCTCAAAATTAATTTATCCTGCAATGCAAGTTTCCGACATATTCTTCCAGGATCTTGACATAGCTTTAGGTGGTACAGATCAGAGAAAAGCCCATATGCTGGCAAGAGACGTGGCAGAAAAATTACAAAGGAAAAAAGTAATTGCAATTCATACACCTCTTCTAGTCGGTCTCCAAGGAGGTCAAAGAATGAATACAGAAGGATTAGAGGAAGACGACTACTTAGCCACTATAAAAATGAGTAAATCTAAACCTGAAACTGCAATATTTATTCATGACTCACCAGAATTAGTTGAGTCTAAACTAAAGAATTCATATTGTCCAAAGGGAGTAGTAAACGATAACCCTGTTCTTCAGATAAACAAATATATAATTTTTGGAGAACAAGGTGTAACGTTGAAAATAGAGAGAGATGCCAAGTATGGTGGAGACATAGAGATAAAATCATACGAAGAACTAGAACGCATTTTCATTGAAGGTAAATTGCATCCGTTAGACTTAAAGCTAGCTACGGCAAGAAAATTAAATGATATACTAGACCCTATAAGGAAAAGAATAAGCTCCAAGTCACAATTCGTAGATCTGATATCAAGTATAGAAAAAAGTATAACTAGGTGA
- a CDS encoding AIR synthase, with protein sequence MDLEGIARKLIPDLESARRKLREEISFYKDDRYPFIKELVDAVVEEARRSLEAENKDKLLKYPVTGVRAGEAGLGSRGLGDHIVHEKILQLSKLGAYEDARVTEEGIVASIDGIHSRLSYFPFLAGFHATRASLRDVMVKGGRPIGILIDIHLSDDSDVGMLLDFEAGVLSVAESLNVPILSGSTLRIGGDLVIGERISGGVGAIGVIHKKYFGRNSIKQNMDIVMTEGSGGGTIATTAIYNGYYDVVKETISIKDLITCKIVSEEMYDLVDSMTDVTNGGIRATANELPENLSLAINTESFLRLVNNKVLKMLNELQIDVFGLSVDSILIFTDKGNEVVSRLKGKGINAEIIGKVVQRQVSPLITSEGKPLIMNFRESAYTPVKRVIGNYSPLSIGDIRKALETSFEQVKDKMEKVLKTLKAS encoded by the coding sequence ATGGATCTTGAAGGGATTGCTAGAAAATTAATTCCTGATCTAGAGAGCGCTAGACGAAAATTAAGAGAGGAGATCTCGTTCTATAAAGATGACAGGTATCCTTTCATAAAGGAATTAGTAGACGCAGTAGTTGAAGAGGCAAGGAGATCCCTTGAAGCAGAAAACAAAGATAAATTACTTAAGTATCCCGTTACAGGGGTCAGAGCAGGAGAAGCAGGTCTTGGTTCTAGGGGTTTAGGTGATCACATAGTTCATGAAAAGATACTTCAACTTAGTAAGCTAGGAGCATATGAAGACGCAAGAGTCACGGAAGAGGGGATAGTTGCCTCAATAGATGGTATTCATTCTAGGCTTTCATATTTCCCTTTTCTTGCTGGCTTTCATGCAACGAGAGCATCATTAAGAGATGTTATGGTGAAAGGTGGAAGACCAATAGGGATACTCATTGACATACATTTATCTGATGATAGCGATGTAGGGATGTTATTGGACTTTGAGGCTGGCGTATTATCAGTTGCAGAGTCACTTAATGTGCCCATTCTCTCGGGTAGTACGCTAAGAATTGGGGGAGATCTTGTAATAGGTGAGAGAATTAGTGGAGGAGTTGGTGCGATAGGTGTGATACATAAAAAATACTTTGGAAGGAACTCGATTAAGCAGAATATGGATATTGTAATGACAGAAGGATCTGGTGGAGGAACAATTGCTACAACTGCAATATATAATGGGTATTACGATGTGGTAAAAGAAACTATTTCTATTAAAGATCTGATTACCTGTAAAATAGTTTCTGAAGAAATGTATGATTTAGTAGATAGTATGACTGATGTTACAAATGGCGGTATAAGGGCTACTGCAAATGAGTTGCCTGAAAACTTATCATTAGCCATAAACACAGAATCTTTCCTGAGGTTGGTAAACAATAAAGTGCTAAAGATGCTTAATGAACTGCAGATAGATGTTTTCGGTCTATCTGTAGACTCTATACTCATATTCACTGATAAAGGTAATGAAGTTGTAAGTAGATTAAAAGGCAAAGGTATTAATGCGGAGATAATTGGAAAAGTAGTTCAAAGACAAGTTTCGCCATTGATTACTAGTGAAGGTAAACCTTTAATAATGAATTTCAGAGAGTCTGCGTATACACCGGTTAAAAGAGTTATAGGGAATTATTCTCCTTTGTCTATTGGTGATATTAGGAAAGCTTTGGAAACATCCTTTGAGCAGGTGAAGGATAAGATGGAAAAAGTATTGAAAACTTTAAAAGCGAGTTAA
- a CDS encoding 30S ribosomal protein S13, producing MSQQQFKYIVRLFGQDVDGTMKLPYALAMIKGIGYNTAMIIIRKLNLDKDKRLGEISDEDIKKIENLLNNKIIPESPNWIYNRQKDYESGADMHLVTSDLIFYVRNDIERERRSRSWRGVRHSLGLKVRGQRTRTTGRTGATIGVRRAKAGQPQQQAKPAGPAEGGEAKK from the coding sequence ATGTCTCAACAGCAGTTCAAGTACATAGTAAGGCTCTTTGGTCAAGACGTAGATGGAACTATGAAGCTTCCTTATGCCTTAGCCATGATTAAGGGTATAGGGTATAATACTGCTATGATAATTATTCGTAAATTGAATCTTGATAAGGATAAACGATTAGGTGAAATATCAGACGAGGACATAAAGAAGATTGAGAATTTGTTAAACAACAAAATTATTCCGGAAAGCCCTAACTGGATTTATAACAGACAGAAGGATTACGAATCAGGAGCCGATATGCATTTGGTGACCTCTGATTTGATCTTTTACGTCAGAAATGATATTGAGAGGGAGAGGAGAAGTAGGAGCTGGAGAGGTGTGAGACATAGTTTAGGTCTTAAGGTCAGAGGTCAGAGAACTAGAACCACCGGAAGAACTGGTGCCACGATAGGTGTAAGAAGAGCAAAAGCTGGTCAGCCTCAACAGCAGGCAAAGCCAGCTGGACCCGCAGAGGGTGGAGAAGCAAAGAAATAA
- a CDS encoding 30S ribosomal protein S4 — protein MGDPRKSKKKWMGPSHPWIKINLGKEQVLIGKYGLRNKKEIWIAQTMIRNFRHQARSLLALPPAERNIREKQLIQKLYRMGILEKDNSTLDDILSLTEENYLERRLQTIVYKKGLARTIYQARQLITHGHIAISGRKVTSPGYVVLRGEEDLIDYYPTSPFKQNPPSQGEVNVEQA, from the coding sequence ATGGGAGATCCCAGAAAGAGTAAGAAAAAATGGATGGGTCCTAGCCATCCTTGGATAAAGATAAACCTAGGTAAGGAGCAAGTTCTAATAGGTAAGTACGGGCTTAGAAATAAGAAAGAGATCTGGATAGCACAGACTATGATTAGAAACTTCAGGCATCAAGCGAGATCTTTACTGGCATTACCACCAGCAGAGAGGAACATTAGAGAGAAGCAATTGATACAGAAGCTTTATAGGATGGGTATATTAGAGAAGGACAACTCTACACTTGATGACATTCTGAGCTTAACTGAGGAGAATTACCTTGAAAGAAGACTACAGACCATTGTATATAAGAAGGGTCTCGCAAGAACAATATATCAGGCTAGGCAACTAATAACACATGGGCATATAGCCATAAGTGGTAGGAAAGTTACTTCTCCAGGTTATGTAGTTTTGAGGGGAGAGGAGGACTTAATAGATTATTATCCAACTTCTCCTTTCAAACAGAATCCACCGTCACAAGGTGAGGTAAATGTCGAGCAGGCGTGA
- a CDS encoding 30S ribosomal protein S11, whose protein sequence is MSSRREIRWGNARIYASQNNTIITITDITGAEIISKASGGMVVKADREKPSPYAAMLAANKAANDAFDKGISAIHIKVRAQGGYGSKTPGPGAQPAIRALARAGFIIGRIEDVTPLPHDTIRRPGGRRGRRV, encoded by the coding sequence ATGTCGAGCAGGCGTGAAATTAGATGGGGAAATGCGAGGATATATGCCTCGCAGAATAATACAATAATAACAATAACTGATATTACAGGTGCAGAGATAATATCTAAGGCATCAGGTGGTATGGTAGTTAAGGCTGATAGAGAAAAACCATCGCCATATGCTGCAATGTTAGCTGCGAATAAGGCTGCAAATGATGCCTTTGATAAGGGTATTAGTGCTATACATATAAAGGTCAGAGCACAGGGTGGATACGGTTCCAAGACTCCTGGACCTGGAGCTCAACCGGCTATAAGGGCATTAGCAAGAGCTGGATTTATAATTGGAAGAATTGAAGACGTTACGCCATTACCTCATGATACCATAAGGAGACCTGGTGGAAGAAGAGGAAGAAGAGTTTAA